The Phacochoerus africanus isolate WHEZ1 chromosome 3, ROS_Pafr_v1, whole genome shotgun sequence genome window below encodes:
- the SF3B1 gene encoding splicing factor 3B subunit 1 isoform X3: MAKIAKTHEDIEAQIREIQGKKAALDEAQGVGLDSTGYYDQEIYGGSDSRFAGYVTSIAATELEDDDDDYSSSTSLLGQKKPGYHAPVALLNDIPQSTEQYDPFAEHRPPKIADREDEYKKHRRTMIISPERLDPFADGGKTPDPKMNARTYMDVMREQHLTKEEREIRQQLAEKAKAGELKVVNGAAASQPPSKRKRRWDQTADQTPGATPKKLSSWDQAETPGHTPSLRWDETPGRAKGSETPGATPGSKIWDPTPSHTPAGAATPGRGDTPGHATPGHGGATSSARKNRWDETPKTERDTPGHGSGWAETPRTDRGGDSIGETPTPGASKRKSRWDETPASQMGGSTPVLTPGKTPIGTPAMNMATPTPGHIMSMTPEQLQAWRWEREIDERNRPLSDEELDAMFPEGYKVLPPPAGYVPIRTPARKLTATPTPLGGMTGFHMQTEDRTMKSVNDQPSGNLPFLKPDDIQYFDKLLVDVDESTLSPEEQKERKIMKLLLKIKNGTPPMRKAALRQITDKAREFGAGPLFNQILPLLMSPTLEDQERHLLVKVIDRILYKLDDLVRPYVHKILVVIEPLLIDEDYYARVEGREIISNLAKAAGLATMISTMRPDIDNMDEYVRNTTARAFAVVASALGIPSLLPFLKAVCKSKKSWQARHTGIKIVQQIAILMGCAILPHLRSLVEIIEHGLVDEQQKVRTISALAIAALAEAATPYGIESFDSVLKPLWKGIRQHRGKGLAAFLKAIGYLIPLMDAEYANYYTREVMLILIREFQSPDEEMKKIVLKVVKQCCGTDGVEANYIKTEILPPFFKHFWQHRMALDRRNYRQLVDTTVELANKVGAAEIISRIVDDLKDEAEQYRKMVMETIEKIMGNLGAADIDHKLEEQLIDGILYAFQEQTTEDSVMLNGFGTVVNALGKRVKPYLPQICGTVLWRLNNKSAKVRQQAADLISRTAVVMKTCQEEKLMGHLGVVLYEYLGEEYPEVLGSILGALKAIVNVIGVNTIQVCPALQGDWRSVCFAVKGYA, from the exons ATGGCGAAGATCGCCAAGACTCACGAAG ATATTGAAGCACAGATTCGAGAAATTCAAGGCAAGAAGGCAGCTCTTGATGAAGCTCAAGGAGTGGGCCTTGATTCTACAGGTTACTATGACCAGGAAATTTATGGTGGAAGTGACAGCAGGTTTGCTGGATACGTGACATCAATTGCTGCAACTGAACTTGAAGAT GATGACGATGACTACTCATCATCTACAAGTTTGCTCGGTCAGAAGAAGCCAGGATATCATGCCCCTGTGGCGCTGCTTAATGATATACCACAGTCAACAGaacag TATGATCCATTTGCTGAGCACCGACCTCCGAAGATTGCAGACCGGGAAGATGAATACAAAAAGCACAGGCGGACCATGATAATTTCTCCAGAGCGTCTTGATCCTTTTGCAGATG GAGGGAAGACCCCTGATCCTAAAATGAATGCTAGGACTTACATGGATGTAATGCGAGAACAGCATTTAACTAAAGAAGAG agAGAAATTAGGCAACAGCTAGCAGAAAAAGCTAAAGCTGGAGAACTAAAAGTCGTCAATGGAGCAGCAGCATCCCAGCCTCCCTCAAAACGAAAACGGCGTTGGGATCAAACAGCTGATCAGACTCCTGGTGCCACTCCAAAAAAGCTATCAAGTTGGGATCAAGCAGAg ACCCCAGGACATACTCCTTCCCTAAGATGGGATGAGACACCAGGACGTGCAAAGGGAAGTGAGACTCCTGGAGCAACCCCAGGCTCAAAAATATGGGATCCTACACCTAGTCACACACCTGCGGGAGCTGCTACTCCTGGACGAGGCGATACACCAGGCCATGCAACACCAGGCCATGGAGGCGCAACTTCCAGTGCTCGTAAAAACAGATGGGATGAGACCCCCAAAACAGAAAGAG ATACTCCTGGGCATGGAAGTGGATGGGCTGAGACTCCTCGAACAGATCGAGGCGGAGATTCCATTGGTGAAACACCAACTCCTGGAGCCAGTAAAAGGAAGTCACGTTGGGATGAAACACCAGCTAGTCAGATGGGTGGAAGCACTCCTGTTCTGACCCCTGGAAAAACACCAATTGGCACACCAGCCATGAACATGGCTACCCCTACTCCAG GTCACATAATGAGTATGACTCCTGAACAGCTTCAGGCTTGGCGTTGGGAGAGAGAAATTGATGAGAGAAATCGTCCACTGTCTGATGAAGAATTAGATGCTATGTTCCCAGAAGGATATAAG GTGCTTCCTCCTCCAGCTGGTTATGTTCCTATTCGAACTCCAGCTCGAAAGCTGACAGCAACTCCAACACCTTTGGGTGGTATGACTGGTTTCCACATGCAAACTGAAGATAGAACTATGAAAAGTGTTAATGACCAGCCATCTGGAAATCTTCCGTTTTTAAAACCTGATGATATTCAGTACTTTGATAAACTCTTG GTTGATGTTGATGAATCAACCCTTAGTCCAGAagagcaaaaagagagaaaaataatgaagttacttttaaaaattaagaatggaaCACCTCCAATGAGAAAG gctgCATTGCGTCAGATTACTGATAAAGCTCGTGAGTTTGGAGCTGGTCCTTTGTTTAATCAGATTCTTCCTCTGCTGATGTCTCCTACACTTGAGGATCAAGAACGTCATTTGCTTGTGAAAGTTATCGATAGAATATTATACAAACTTGATGATTTAGTTCGCCCATATGTGCACAAG ATCCTAGTGGTCATTGAACCATTGTTGATTGATGAAGATTACTATGCTAGAGTGGAAGGCCGAGAGATTATTTCTAATTTGGCAAAG gCTGCTGGTCTGGCTACTATGATCTCTACCATGAGGCCTGATATAGATAACATGGATGAGTATGTCCGTAACACAACAGCTAGAGCTTTTGCTGTTGTAGCCTCTGCCCTGGGCATTCCATCATTATTGCCCTTCTTAAAAGCTGTGTGCAAAAGCAAGAAGTCCTGGCAAGCTAGGCACACTGGTATTAAGATTGTACAGCAGATAGCTATTCTTATGGGCTGTGCCATCTTGCCTCATCTCAGAAGTTTAGTTGAAATCATTGAACATG GTCTTGTGGATGAGCAGCAGAAAGTACGGACCATTAGTGCGTTGGCCATTGCTGCCTTGGCTGAAGCAGCAACTCCTTATGGTATCGAGTCTTTTGATTCTGTGTTAAAGCCTCTATGGAAGGGTATACGCCAACACAGAGGAAAG ggtCTGGCTGCATTCTTAAAGGCTATTGGGTATCTTATTCCCCTCATGGATGCAGAATATGCCAACTACTATACCAGAGAAGTGATGTTAATTCTTATTCGAGAATTCCAATCtccagatgaagaaatgaagaaaattgtGCTGAAG GTGGTAAAGCAGTGTTGTGGAACAGATGGTGTGGAAGCAAACTACATTAAAACAGAgatcctccctcccttttttaaaCACTTCTGGCAACATAGAATGGCTTTGGATAGAAGAAATTACCGACAG ttAGTTGATACTACTGTGGAGTTGGCAAACAAAGtaggtgcagcagaaattatatCCAGGATTGTGGATGATCTGAAAGATGAAGCTGAACAGTACAGAAAAATGGTCATGGAGACAATTGAGAAAATTATGGGCAACTTGGGGGCAGCAGATATTGATCATAAACTTGAAGAACAGCTGATTGATGGTATTCTTTATGCTTTCCAAGAACAGACTACAGAG gaCTCAGTAATGTTGAACGGCTTTGGCACAGTGGTCAATGCTCTTGGCAAACGAGTCAAACCTTATTTGCCTCAGATCTGTGGTACAGTTTTGTGGCGTTTAAATAACAAATCAGCAAAGGTTAGGCAACAGGCAGCTGACTTGATATCTCGAACGGCTGTTGTCATGAAGACTTGTCAAGAG
- the SF3B1 gene encoding splicing factor 3B subunit 1 isoform X4, with amino-acid sequence MAKIAKTHEDIEAQIREIQGKKAALDEAQGVGLDSTGYYDQEIYGGSDSRFAGYVTSIAATELEDDDDDYSSSTSLLGQKKPGYHAPVALLNDIPQSTEQYDPFAEHRPPKIADREDEYKKHRRTMIISPERLDPFADGFYSAA; translated from the exons ATGGCGAAGATCGCCAAGACTCACGAAG ATATTGAAGCACAGATTCGAGAAATTCAAGGCAAGAAGGCAGCTCTTGATGAAGCTCAAGGAGTGGGCCTTGATTCTACAGGTTACTATGACCAGGAAATTTATGGTGGAAGTGACAGCAGGTTTGCTGGATACGTGACATCAATTGCTGCAACTGAACTTGAAGAT GATGACGATGACTACTCATCATCTACAAGTTTGCTCGGTCAGAAGAAGCCAGGATATCATGCCCCTGTGGCGCTGCTTAATGATATACCACAGTCAACAGaacag TATGATCCATTTGCTGAGCACCGACCTCCGAAGATTGCAGACCGGGAAGATGAATACAAAAAGCACAGGCGGACCATGATAATTTCTCCAGAGCGTCTTGATCCTTTTGCAGATG GCTTCTATTCTGCTGCTTGA